A genomic region of Capra hircus breed San Clemente chromosome 19, ASM170441v1, whole genome shotgun sequence contains the following coding sequences:
- the SEPT4 gene encoding septin-4 isoform X6 yields MVAGESGLGKSTLVNSLFLTDLYRDRKLLSAEERIMQTVEITKHAVDIEEKGVKLRLTIVDTPGFGDAVNNTECWKPVAEYIDQQFEQYFRDESGLNRKNIQDNRVHCCLYFISPFGHGLRPLDVEFMKALHQRVNIVPILAKADTLTPPEVERKKRKIREEIEHFGIKVYQFPDCDSDEDEDFKSQDLALKESIPFAVIGSNTVVEARGRRVRGRLYPWGIVEVENPGHCDFVKLRTMLVRTHMQDLKDVTRETHYENYRAQCIQSMTRLVVKERNRNKLTLESGTDFPLPAVPPGTDPETERLIREKDEELRRMQEMLHKIQRQMKETH; encoded by the exons ATGGTGGCAG GAGAGTCGGGCCTGGGAAAGTCCACGCTGGTCAACAGCCTCTTCCTCACAGATCTGTACCGGGACCGGAAGCTCCTCAGTGCAGAAG AGCGTATCATGCAGACGGTGGAGATCACTAAGCACGCCGTGGACATAGAAGAGAAGGGCGTGAAGCTGCGGCTCACCATTGTGGACACACCAGGTTTTGGGGACGCCGTCAACAACACAGAGTG CTGGAAGCCTGTGGCCGAATACATCGACCAGCAGTTTGAGCAGTATTTCCGAGATGAGAGTGGCCTGAACCGCAAGAACATTCAAGACAACAGGGTGCACTGCTGCCTGTACTTCATCTCGCCCTTCGGCCACGG GCTCCGGCCTCTGGATGTTGAATTCATGAAGGCCCTGCATCAGCGGGTCAACATCGTGCCTATCTTGGCCAAGGCGGACACACTGACACCCCCTGAAGTGGAGCGCAAGAAACGCAAA ATCCGGGAGGAGATTGAGCACTTTGGAATCAAGGTCTACCAGTTCCCAGACTGTGACTCTGATGAGGATGAGGACTTCAAATCACAGGACCTGGCCCTAAAG GAAAGCATCCCATTTGCTGTCATTGGCAGCAACACTGTGGTAGAGGCCAGAGGGCGTCGAGTTCGGGGCCGGCTCTACCCCTGGGGCATCGTGGAAG TGGAAAACCCAGGGCACTGCGACTTTGTGAAGCTGAGGACAATGCTGGTGCGTACTCACATGCAGGACCTGAAAGACGTGACGCGGGAGACACATTATGAGAACTACCGGGCACAGTGCATCCAGAGCATGACCCGCCTGGTGGTGAAAGAACGGAATCGCAA CAAACTGACTCTAGAGAGTGGTACCGACTTCCCCCTTCCTGCCGTCCCACCAGGGACAGATCCAGAAACTGAGAGGCTGATCCGAGAGAAAGATGAGGAG
- the SEPT4 gene encoding septin-4 isoform X1: MVGEQVSAEEPATVCPPSVCFTVEARPLPIKRFLEDADDAELNKFVTDFPGSETYHPPEAKTLVPRPQIQEPRPQASDLCQDDLEFKSPSWPQPSDSQQYFSASAPLSPSARPRSPWGKLDPYDSSEDDKEYVGFATLPNQVHRKSVKKGFDFTLMVAGESGLGKSTLVNSLFLTDLYRDRKLLSAEERIMQTVEITKHAVDIEEKGVKLRLTIVDTPGFGDAVNNTECWKPVAEYIDQQFEQYFRDESGLNRKNIQDNRVHCCLYFISPFGHGLRPLDVEFMKALHQRVNIVPILAKADTLTPPEVERKKRKIREEIEHFGIKVYQFPDCDSDEDEDFKSQDLALKESIPFAVIGSNTVVEARGRRVRGRLYPWGIVEVENPGHCDFVKLRTMLVRTHMQDLKDVTRETHYENYRAQCIQSMTRLVVKERNRNKLTLESGTDFPLPAVPPGTDPETERLIREKDEELRRMQEMLHKIQRQMKETH; encoded by the exons ATGGTGGGGGAACAGGTCTCCGCAGAGGAGCCAGCCACCGTCTGCCCACCCTCCGTGTGCTTCACTGTTGAGGCCAGACCCCTTCCG ATCAAGCGCTTTCTGGAGGACGCGGATGACGCAGAACTGAACAAGTTCGTGACGGATTTCCCAGGAAGCGAGACGTACCACCCACCAGAGGCCAAGACCTTGGTGCCCAGGCCCCAAATCCAGGAGCCGAGGCCCCAGGCTTCAGACCTCTGCCAGGATGACCTGGAGTTCAAATCCCCCTCGTGGCCCCAGCCCTCTGACAGCCAGCAGTACTTCTCTGCCTCAGCCCCCCTCAGCCCCTCAGCCCGGCCCCGCAGCCCGTGGGGCAAGCTCGATCCCTATGACTCCTCCGAG GATGACAAGGAGTACGTGGGCTTTGCGACCCTCCCCAATCAAGTCCACCGGAAGTCTGTGAAGAAAGGCTTTGACTTTACCCTCATGGTGGCAG GAGAGTCGGGCCTGGGAAAGTCCACGCTGGTCAACAGCCTCTTCCTCACAGATCTGTACCGGGACCGGAAGCTCCTCAGTGCAGAAG AGCGTATCATGCAGACGGTGGAGATCACTAAGCACGCCGTGGACATAGAAGAGAAGGGCGTGAAGCTGCGGCTCACCATTGTGGACACACCAGGTTTTGGGGACGCCGTCAACAACACAGAGTG CTGGAAGCCTGTGGCCGAATACATCGACCAGCAGTTTGAGCAGTATTTCCGAGATGAGAGTGGCCTGAACCGCAAGAACATTCAAGACAACAGGGTGCACTGCTGCCTGTACTTCATCTCGCCCTTCGGCCACGG GCTCCGGCCTCTGGATGTTGAATTCATGAAGGCCCTGCATCAGCGGGTCAACATCGTGCCTATCTTGGCCAAGGCGGACACACTGACACCCCCTGAAGTGGAGCGCAAGAAACGCAAA ATCCGGGAGGAGATTGAGCACTTTGGAATCAAGGTCTACCAGTTCCCAGACTGTGACTCTGATGAGGATGAGGACTTCAAATCACAGGACCTGGCCCTAAAG GAAAGCATCCCATTTGCTGTCATTGGCAGCAACACTGTGGTAGAGGCCAGAGGGCGTCGAGTTCGGGGCCGGCTCTACCCCTGGGGCATCGTGGAAG TGGAAAACCCAGGGCACTGCGACTTTGTGAAGCTGAGGACAATGCTGGTGCGTACTCACATGCAGGACCTGAAAGACGTGACGCGGGAGACACATTATGAGAACTACCGGGCACAGTGCATCCAGAGCATGACCCGCCTGGTGGTGAAAGAACGGAATCGCAA CAAACTGACTCTAGAGAGTGGTACCGACTTCCCCCTTCCTGCCGTCCCACCAGGGACAGATCCAGAAACTGAGAGGCTGATCCGAGAGAAAGATGAGGAG
- the SEPT4 gene encoding septin-4 isoform X4, producing the protein MDRVLGRQGSSVPEERAEAGDDKEYVGFATLPNQVHRKSVKKGFDFTLMVAGESGLGKSTLVNSLFLTDLYRDRKLLSAEERIMQTVEITKHAVDIEEKGVKLRLTIVDTPGFGDAVNNTECWKPVAEYIDQQFEQYFRDESGLNRKNIQDNRVHCCLYFISPFGHGLRPLDVEFMKALHQRVNIVPILAKADTLTPPEVERKKRKIREEIEHFGIKVYQFPDCDSDEDEDFKSQDLALKESIPFAVIGSNTVVEARGRRVRGRLYPWGIVEVENPGHCDFVKLRTMLVRTHMQDLKDVTRETHYENYRAQCIQSMTRLVVKERNRNKLTLESGTDFPLPAVPPGTDPETERLIREKDEELRRMQEMLHKIQRQMKETH; encoded by the exons ATGGACCGTGTCCTGGGACGGCAAGGCAGTTCTGTCCCCGAGGAGAGGGCTGAAGCTGGG GATGACAAGGAGTACGTGGGCTTTGCGACCCTCCCCAATCAAGTCCACCGGAAGTCTGTGAAGAAAGGCTTTGACTTTACCCTCATGGTGGCAG GAGAGTCGGGCCTGGGAAAGTCCACGCTGGTCAACAGCCTCTTCCTCACAGATCTGTACCGGGACCGGAAGCTCCTCAGTGCAGAAG AGCGTATCATGCAGACGGTGGAGATCACTAAGCACGCCGTGGACATAGAAGAGAAGGGCGTGAAGCTGCGGCTCACCATTGTGGACACACCAGGTTTTGGGGACGCCGTCAACAACACAGAGTG CTGGAAGCCTGTGGCCGAATACATCGACCAGCAGTTTGAGCAGTATTTCCGAGATGAGAGTGGCCTGAACCGCAAGAACATTCAAGACAACAGGGTGCACTGCTGCCTGTACTTCATCTCGCCCTTCGGCCACGG GCTCCGGCCTCTGGATGTTGAATTCATGAAGGCCCTGCATCAGCGGGTCAACATCGTGCCTATCTTGGCCAAGGCGGACACACTGACACCCCCTGAAGTGGAGCGCAAGAAACGCAAA ATCCGGGAGGAGATTGAGCACTTTGGAATCAAGGTCTACCAGTTCCCAGACTGTGACTCTGATGAGGATGAGGACTTCAAATCACAGGACCTGGCCCTAAAG GAAAGCATCCCATTTGCTGTCATTGGCAGCAACACTGTGGTAGAGGCCAGAGGGCGTCGAGTTCGGGGCCGGCTCTACCCCTGGGGCATCGTGGAAG TGGAAAACCCAGGGCACTGCGACTTTGTGAAGCTGAGGACAATGCTGGTGCGTACTCACATGCAGGACCTGAAAGACGTGACGCGGGAGACACATTATGAGAACTACCGGGCACAGTGCATCCAGAGCATGACCCGCCTGGTGGTGAAAGAACGGAATCGCAA CAAACTGACTCTAGAGAGTGGTACCGACTTCCCCCTTCCTGCCGTCCCACCAGGGACAGATCCAGAAACTGAGAGGCTGATCCGAGAGAAAGATGAGGAG
- the SEPT4 gene encoding septin-4 isoform X5: MDDKEYVGFATLPNQVHRKSVKKGFDFTLMVAGESGLGKSTLVNSLFLTDLYRDRKLLSAEERIMQTVEITKHAVDIEEKGVKLRLTIVDTPGFGDAVNNTECWKPVAEYIDQQFEQYFRDESGLNRKNIQDNRVHCCLYFISPFGHGLRPLDVEFMKALHQRVNIVPILAKADTLTPPEVERKKRKIREEIEHFGIKVYQFPDCDSDEDEDFKSQDLALKESIPFAVIGSNTVVEARGRRVRGRLYPWGIVEVENPGHCDFVKLRTMLVRTHMQDLKDVTRETHYENYRAQCIQSMTRLVVKERNRNKLTLESGTDFPLPAVPPGTDPETERLIREKDEELRRMQEMLHKIQRQMKETH; encoded by the exons ATG GATGACAAGGAGTACGTGGGCTTTGCGACCCTCCCCAATCAAGTCCACCGGAAGTCTGTGAAGAAAGGCTTTGACTTTACCCTCATGGTGGCAG GAGAGTCGGGCCTGGGAAAGTCCACGCTGGTCAACAGCCTCTTCCTCACAGATCTGTACCGGGACCGGAAGCTCCTCAGTGCAGAAG AGCGTATCATGCAGACGGTGGAGATCACTAAGCACGCCGTGGACATAGAAGAGAAGGGCGTGAAGCTGCGGCTCACCATTGTGGACACACCAGGTTTTGGGGACGCCGTCAACAACACAGAGTG CTGGAAGCCTGTGGCCGAATACATCGACCAGCAGTTTGAGCAGTATTTCCGAGATGAGAGTGGCCTGAACCGCAAGAACATTCAAGACAACAGGGTGCACTGCTGCCTGTACTTCATCTCGCCCTTCGGCCACGG GCTCCGGCCTCTGGATGTTGAATTCATGAAGGCCCTGCATCAGCGGGTCAACATCGTGCCTATCTTGGCCAAGGCGGACACACTGACACCCCCTGAAGTGGAGCGCAAGAAACGCAAA ATCCGGGAGGAGATTGAGCACTTTGGAATCAAGGTCTACCAGTTCCCAGACTGTGACTCTGATGAGGATGAGGACTTCAAATCACAGGACCTGGCCCTAAAG GAAAGCATCCCATTTGCTGTCATTGGCAGCAACACTGTGGTAGAGGCCAGAGGGCGTCGAGTTCGGGGCCGGCTCTACCCCTGGGGCATCGTGGAAG TGGAAAACCCAGGGCACTGCGACTTTGTGAAGCTGAGGACAATGCTGGTGCGTACTCACATGCAGGACCTGAAAGACGTGACGCGGGAGACACATTATGAGAACTACCGGGCACAGTGCATCCAGAGCATGACCCGCCTGGTGGTGAAAGAACGGAATCGCAA CAAACTGACTCTAGAGAGTGGTACCGACTTCCCCCTTCCTGCCGTCCCACCAGGGACAGATCCAGAAACTGAGAGGCTGATCCGAGAGAAAGATGAGGAG
- the SEPT4 gene encoding septin-4 isoform X2, giving the protein MDRVLGRQGSSVPEERAEAGIKRFLEDADDAELNKFVTDFPGSETYHPPEAKTLVPRPQIQEPRPQASDLCQDDLEFKSPSWPQPSDSQQYFSASAPLSPSARPRSPWGKLDPYDSSEDDKEYVGFATLPNQVHRKSVKKGFDFTLMVAGESGLGKSTLVNSLFLTDLYRDRKLLSAEERIMQTVEITKHAVDIEEKGVKLRLTIVDTPGFGDAVNNTECWKPVAEYIDQQFEQYFRDESGLNRKNIQDNRVHCCLYFISPFGHGLRPLDVEFMKALHQRVNIVPILAKADTLTPPEVERKKRKIREEIEHFGIKVYQFPDCDSDEDEDFKSQDLALKESIPFAVIGSNTVVEARGRRVRGRLYPWGIVEVENPGHCDFVKLRTMLVRTHMQDLKDVTRETHYENYRAQCIQSMTRLVVKERNRNKLTLESGTDFPLPAVPPGTDPETERLIREKDEELRRMQEMLHKIQRQMKETH; this is encoded by the exons ATGGACCGTGTCCTGGGACGGCAAGGCAGTTCTGTCCCCGAGGAGAGGGCTGAAGCTGGG ATCAAGCGCTTTCTGGAGGACGCGGATGACGCAGAACTGAACAAGTTCGTGACGGATTTCCCAGGAAGCGAGACGTACCACCCACCAGAGGCCAAGACCTTGGTGCCCAGGCCCCAAATCCAGGAGCCGAGGCCCCAGGCTTCAGACCTCTGCCAGGATGACCTGGAGTTCAAATCCCCCTCGTGGCCCCAGCCCTCTGACAGCCAGCAGTACTTCTCTGCCTCAGCCCCCCTCAGCCCCTCAGCCCGGCCCCGCAGCCCGTGGGGCAAGCTCGATCCCTATGACTCCTCCGAG GATGACAAGGAGTACGTGGGCTTTGCGACCCTCCCCAATCAAGTCCACCGGAAGTCTGTGAAGAAAGGCTTTGACTTTACCCTCATGGTGGCAG GAGAGTCGGGCCTGGGAAAGTCCACGCTGGTCAACAGCCTCTTCCTCACAGATCTGTACCGGGACCGGAAGCTCCTCAGTGCAGAAG AGCGTATCATGCAGACGGTGGAGATCACTAAGCACGCCGTGGACATAGAAGAGAAGGGCGTGAAGCTGCGGCTCACCATTGTGGACACACCAGGTTTTGGGGACGCCGTCAACAACACAGAGTG CTGGAAGCCTGTGGCCGAATACATCGACCAGCAGTTTGAGCAGTATTTCCGAGATGAGAGTGGCCTGAACCGCAAGAACATTCAAGACAACAGGGTGCACTGCTGCCTGTACTTCATCTCGCCCTTCGGCCACGG GCTCCGGCCTCTGGATGTTGAATTCATGAAGGCCCTGCATCAGCGGGTCAACATCGTGCCTATCTTGGCCAAGGCGGACACACTGACACCCCCTGAAGTGGAGCGCAAGAAACGCAAA ATCCGGGAGGAGATTGAGCACTTTGGAATCAAGGTCTACCAGTTCCCAGACTGTGACTCTGATGAGGATGAGGACTTCAAATCACAGGACCTGGCCCTAAAG GAAAGCATCCCATTTGCTGTCATTGGCAGCAACACTGTGGTAGAGGCCAGAGGGCGTCGAGTTCGGGGCCGGCTCTACCCCTGGGGCATCGTGGAAG TGGAAAACCCAGGGCACTGCGACTTTGTGAAGCTGAGGACAATGCTGGTGCGTACTCACATGCAGGACCTGAAAGACGTGACGCGGGAGACACATTATGAGAACTACCGGGCACAGTGCATCCAGAGCATGACCCGCCTGGTGGTGAAAGAACGGAATCGCAA CAAACTGACTCTAGAGAGTGGTACCGACTTCCCCCTTCCTGCCGTCCCACCAGGGACAGATCCAGAAACTGAGAGGCTGATCCGAGAGAAAGATGAGGAG
- the SEPT4 gene encoding septin-4 isoform X3: protein MIKRFLEDADDAELNKFVTDFPGSETYHPPEAKTLVPRPQIQEPRPQASDLCQDDLEFKSPSWPQPSDSQQYFSASAPLSPSARPRSPWGKLDPYDSSEDDKEYVGFATLPNQVHRKSVKKGFDFTLMVAGESGLGKSTLVNSLFLTDLYRDRKLLSAEERIMQTVEITKHAVDIEEKGVKLRLTIVDTPGFGDAVNNTECWKPVAEYIDQQFEQYFRDESGLNRKNIQDNRVHCCLYFISPFGHGLRPLDVEFMKALHQRVNIVPILAKADTLTPPEVERKKRKIREEIEHFGIKVYQFPDCDSDEDEDFKSQDLALKESIPFAVIGSNTVVEARGRRVRGRLYPWGIVEVENPGHCDFVKLRTMLVRTHMQDLKDVTRETHYENYRAQCIQSMTRLVVKERNRNKLTLESGTDFPLPAVPPGTDPETERLIREKDEELRRMQEMLHKIQRQMKETH, encoded by the exons ATG ATCAAGCGCTTTCTGGAGGACGCGGATGACGCAGAACTGAACAAGTTCGTGACGGATTTCCCAGGAAGCGAGACGTACCACCCACCAGAGGCCAAGACCTTGGTGCCCAGGCCCCAAATCCAGGAGCCGAGGCCCCAGGCTTCAGACCTCTGCCAGGATGACCTGGAGTTCAAATCCCCCTCGTGGCCCCAGCCCTCTGACAGCCAGCAGTACTTCTCTGCCTCAGCCCCCCTCAGCCCCTCAGCCCGGCCCCGCAGCCCGTGGGGCAAGCTCGATCCCTATGACTCCTCCGAG GATGACAAGGAGTACGTGGGCTTTGCGACCCTCCCCAATCAAGTCCACCGGAAGTCTGTGAAGAAAGGCTTTGACTTTACCCTCATGGTGGCAG GAGAGTCGGGCCTGGGAAAGTCCACGCTGGTCAACAGCCTCTTCCTCACAGATCTGTACCGGGACCGGAAGCTCCTCAGTGCAGAAG AGCGTATCATGCAGACGGTGGAGATCACTAAGCACGCCGTGGACATAGAAGAGAAGGGCGTGAAGCTGCGGCTCACCATTGTGGACACACCAGGTTTTGGGGACGCCGTCAACAACACAGAGTG CTGGAAGCCTGTGGCCGAATACATCGACCAGCAGTTTGAGCAGTATTTCCGAGATGAGAGTGGCCTGAACCGCAAGAACATTCAAGACAACAGGGTGCACTGCTGCCTGTACTTCATCTCGCCCTTCGGCCACGG GCTCCGGCCTCTGGATGTTGAATTCATGAAGGCCCTGCATCAGCGGGTCAACATCGTGCCTATCTTGGCCAAGGCGGACACACTGACACCCCCTGAAGTGGAGCGCAAGAAACGCAAA ATCCGGGAGGAGATTGAGCACTTTGGAATCAAGGTCTACCAGTTCCCAGACTGTGACTCTGATGAGGATGAGGACTTCAAATCACAGGACCTGGCCCTAAAG GAAAGCATCCCATTTGCTGTCATTGGCAGCAACACTGTGGTAGAGGCCAGAGGGCGTCGAGTTCGGGGCCGGCTCTACCCCTGGGGCATCGTGGAAG TGGAAAACCCAGGGCACTGCGACTTTGTGAAGCTGAGGACAATGCTGGTGCGTACTCACATGCAGGACCTGAAAGACGTGACGCGGGAGACACATTATGAGAACTACCGGGCACAGTGCATCCAGAGCATGACCCGCCTGGTGGTGAAAGAACGGAATCGCAA CAAACTGACTCTAGAGAGTGGTACCGACTTCCCCCTTCCTGCCGTCCCACCAGGGACAGATCCAGAAACTGAGAGGCTGATCCGAGAGAAAGATGAGGAG
- the C19H17orf47 gene encoding uncharacterized protein C17orf47 homolog, with protein sequence MGSTQRGTTYHVVKTNKTGSRVAVSTQKGAEVASMTPQRGQGYLVSSNQRSGPGSTMPIGHRRSEAGHTTAVHLSSDYFRSSSPQSGPGHSGAPNPRTETRPRTDASRRASPPRKLTQGESTLYTGQMQRNVSPSREEATRRGVEIRPGRDISNRFSLIPETKSSRRLSFVDQKDDFLLVEDEPPSKVQYPQGVRVPRRPLICPKDEAVQTEPILKSVTAGDIRSPRRPPSPERGGNRIYPDSRSTQRRIPGPESEMGRQNSIYAEPKALRRSVNLESSLTLSVLKDLNSGHKASMRPEPEPGHRPSVYNEIKVSPKVLIPSEVEPSMKPSTRGESEGGRRVTISRGAQLASCRTSESPCKSSVFVTLEPEYKQYTTKPSDSIYEFPRPTLRPPEPSSRKHSDHVELELTPRPLPPRCLPRYGPDSTWWALLSPEDEMPNRQLTTPDFEPKSPPPPDPSLPFFEMETSPFCEDLMFQREKASPSPLSSPKESPSQSPLREVPQAPKHTSRHPTQRFSVFFMDVSEEMYNRVFWWLKGLCFSLPWVRSWGLGAGGQIFNGSPMYSESDLIRGTQLSLTDPNQDHQAVDQIQRV encoded by the exons ATGGGCTCTACGCAAAGAGGCACAACATATCATGTGGTCAAGACAAATAAAACTGGGTCCAGGGTAGCAGTTTCAACACAGAAAGGGGCCGAGGTTGCTAGCATGACCCCTCAGCGGGGACAGGGGTACCTTGTCTCCTCAAACCAGCGGAGTGGCCCAGGCTCCACGATGCCGATAGGCCATCGAAGATCAGAAGCTGGGCACACCACTGCTGTCCATTTATCATCGGACTACTTTCGCTCTAGCTCCCCTCAGTCAGGGCCCGGCCACTCTGGAGCACCCAACCCTCGAACCGAGACCCGACCCAGAACTGATGCATCCCGCCGGGCCTCTCCTCCTCGAAAGCTGACTCAGGGCGAGTCGACGCTCTACACCGGTCAGATGCAGCGGAATGTCAGTCCGTCCAGAGAGGAAGCAACTAGAAGAGGGGTTGAGATCAGGCCAGGGCGTGACATCAGTAATCGTTTCTCGTTAATTCCAGAGACCAAATCTTCTCGCCGGTTGAGTTTTGTCGACCAGAAGGATGACTTCTTACTCGTAGAAGACGAGCCACCCTCCAAGGTCCAATACCCACAAGGGGTCAGAGTTCCCCGGAGGCCTTTGATTTGCCCAAAGGATGAAGCAGTCCAAACTGAGCCCATTCTAAAGAGTGTGACTGCTGGGGATATCAGATCTCCAAGGAGACCCCCTAGCCCAGAACGTGGCGGCAACCGCATCTATCCAGACTCTCGGTCAACCCAGAGAAGAATTCCTGGGCCAGAATCTGAAATGGGCCGTCAGAACTCAATTTATGCAGAACCTAAGGCCTTGCGTAGAAGTGTGAACTTGGAATCATCCCTCACACTCTCTGTCCTTAAAGATTTGAACAGTGGACACAAGGCTTCTATGCGCCCTGAGCCTGAGCCTGGCCACAGGCCCTCTGTGTACAACGAAATCAAGGTCTCCCCAAAGGTTTTAATACCATCAGAAGTGGAGCCCAGCATGAAGCCCTCAACACGCGGAGAGAGTGAGGGTGGCCGCAGGGTCACCATCTCCCGCGGGGCACAGTTAGCTTCCTGCAGAACGTCTGAGAGCCCCTGCAAATCCTCTGTCTTTGTCACTCTGGAGCCCGAATATAAGCAATATACTACAAAACCCTCAGACAGTATCTACGAGTTCCCACGACCCACACTTAGGCCTCCAGAGCCCTCTTCTAGAAAGCACTCTGACCATGTAGAGCTGGAACTGACCCCTCGGCCCTTGCCCCCTCGGTGCTTACCAAGATATGGGCCAGACTCCACATGGTGGGCCTTACTCAGCCCTGAAGATGAAATGCCCAACAGGCAGCTGACAACACCTGATTTCGAGCCCaagtcccctcctcccccagacccTTCACTGCCTTTTTTTGAAATGGAAACCAGCCCTTTCTGTGAGGATCTGATGTTCCAGAGAGAGAAGGCAAGTCCATCACCACTATCATCACCAAAGGAGTCTCCGAGCCAGTCACCATTGAGGGAAGTGCCACAGGCCCCCAAGCACACCTCCAGACATCCCACTCAAAGGTTTAGTGTTTTCTTCATGG ATGTCTCTGAGGAAATGTACAATCGTGTCTTCTGGTGGCTAAAAGGTCTGTGCTTTTCCCTCCCATGGGTCCGCtcttgggggctgggggcaggaggacag ATATTTAATGGCAGCCCCATGTATTCCGAATCTGATCTCATCCGGGGTACCCAGCTGAGTTTGACGGATCCCAACCAAGACCACCAGGCCGTGGATCAGATCCAAAGAGTGTAG